AAATATCCTTCATGACCTTTACTTGAGTATCCAAAAATAACCGAATTACTAACTTCCCCACACACTTTACTATACGGACCAATAGTAGTTGCTCCATAGAGCTTACCTCCCATTTTTATAATAGCATTGTTACAAAGTGCCAAGCCACCACGTATTAGACTTCCTTCCCAGATTTCAGAATTTTTACCTAAATAAATAGGTCCGTCAGTAGCATTTAGAATACTAAACTCAACCTTTGCACCTTCTTCAAGAAATATACGTTCTGGGTGAATTAATTGGTTGGTACTTGATATGGGCTGACTTTTTCGACCTTTTGTAATGAAATCAAAATCGGACTGTAAGATATCTGCGTTTTTATCGAAAATATCCCAGGTGTTATTTATTTGAACAAGACCACCTTTAAACTCAACTACATCAAATTCACTTAATTCATCTGCACTTTTAGAAACTGCAGCTAAATAAGCAATTATCAATTCGCCCGACATTAACCTTTCGCCCGACCGCAAAGCTTTAACTGCTTTCAGCAACTCGTTAGATGGTAATACCGAAGCATCTATAAAAACATTAGATTCTTCTAAACTAACAGGGTATTTCACACTTAAATAGTCCTCAGTCAAAGATGTTACCGAAACTTTTAAAAATGCTTCCCAACGCTCTTTCAAGGTCATAATACCCACTCTAATTTCTGAAACAGGACGAGTAAAAGTGAAGGGCAAAAGATGATCCCTACGAGGACCATCAAAAAGAATAAAGTTCATACTAGATGATTTTTTTCAAAATTAACAAATATCCGTAGAGCATCTATATATAATAGACAACTTCCTTTATTTAAAAGTTAAACGCAAAAGAAACGCCTTCGAAAATTTCGAAGGCGTTATATTTAAAACAAAGAATAAAAAAACTATTCTTCTTCTTTTTTCTCTTCTTTCACAAATTTCTTGTATTTGTTCTTGAACTTGTCGATACGACCAGCTGTATCCAAGAATTTTGCTTTACCAGTGTAAAAAGGGTGAGAAGTTCTTGAAATTTCCAATTTTACCAATGGATACTCAACACCTTCAACCTCTAAAGTCTCTTTAGTATCAGCTGTTGATTTTGTTAAAAATACTTCCTCGTTAGACATGTCCTTAAAGGCCACTATCCTATAATTTTCTGGGTGTAAATCTTTTTTCATTATAAAAACTTTAACGCACCCATTCCGACGGGCACTCATTTTAAGGCTGCAAAAATAGTGAAATTATACAAATGGACAATTAGAAATCAAAAAAAATATTAAAATTAAATTTAACCACATTTGTAACAATATATATAATTGCAGTACTAATATACAAAACAACCTATAATCACTATATATCATGGAAGAAAACGAACCTAAAACTGGAAAATATGCAATGAATTATGGCTTACTTACAGGGCTTGTAGGTGTTGTATTTGCTGTTATGCTTTTTATAATGGACATGCATTACGAGCAAGTAACTTCTGTACAGATTATTCAAATAGTAATATTAGCTGCCGGAATTGTTTTGGCAATTCTCCAATTTAAGAAAGCTGGCGGCGGATTACTAACCATATCTGAAGCCCTAAAAGTTGGCGCAGGTGTAGCGCTAATTGCAGGAATTGTTGGTTTATTGTGGTTTTTCATACAATCTAACCTTATAGAACCTGACTATTTAGATAAAGTTTATGAAATAGGTAAAATAAAAGCAATGAAAGACAACCCTAGTCTTACGGAAGAACAAATTGATCAAGGCATTGAAATGCAAAAAGGACTAGCTTGGATTATGTACCCAGTAGGTTTGATAATTAATGTTCTTATTGCTTTAATCATAAGCTTAATTACAGGATTAATTCTGAAAAAAGAAGAAGCCGCTTATTAATGCTAAGTAATTGTAGTATTTTTGGAGACAATACCAGAAGTCGCGCATGCAATTATCTATAGTAATTCCTTTACTTAACGAAGAAGATTCACTTAAAGAACTTCATGATTGGATTGTATCTGTGATGCAAGCCAATCATTTTTCTTATGAAATTTTGTTTGTTGATGACGGCAGCACTGATGCCTCTTGGAAGATTATCACCGCATTATCTGAGAAAAACCCTGCTGTTAAGGGAATTCATTTTTTACGCAACTTCGGTAAATCACAAGCACTACATGCCGGATTTAAAGCTGTAAGTGGTGATGTTATCATTACCATGGATGCCGATTTACAAGATAACCCAGAAGAAATTCCAGAGTTATATAATATGATAACCAATGAAGGCTACGAATTGGTATCTGGCTGGAAAAAGAAAAGGTACGATTCTATTGTCTTTAAAAACACGCCTTCAAAATTGTTCAATTGGGCAGCTAGAAGAACATCTGGTGTTAGATTGCATGATTTTAATTGTGGTCTAAAAGCATATGCCCATGATGTTGTAAAGAACATTGAAGTATCTGGCGAAATGCATAGATATATTCCTGTACTTGCCAAAAATGCTGGTTTTTCTAAAATTGGAGAAAAGGTAGTTCAACATCAAGCTCGTAAATACGGTAAAACAAAATTCGGAATGGAACGTTTCATAAATGGCTTTCTAGATTTACTGACCATTTGGTTCGTATCTAGATTTGGTAAACGACCTATGCACTTATTCGGCGCTTTGGGCGTTTTAATGTTCTTAATCGGATTCGGATTTGCTATCTATTTAGGTATAGATAAATTATTCATAAACAAGTTTGGAAGATTGATAACAGACCGACCACAATTTTATATTTCACTGATAGCCATGGTGATAGGAACACAGTTGTTCTTAGCAGGCTTTCTTGGCGAAATATTAATACGTTCTAAGAAAGAAGAAAAAAGATATATTGTCTCTGAAGAAATAAACACCGCACTTTTAGAATAGTAAAATTCTTACTAACTTAATTGCACATAAAACTATAAACCAAAATGGATAACATCCTTGATACTGCTAAAACCTGGCTTACCGATTTTTTCGACCCAGCTGTAAAAAAAGAAATTGAACACCTTATCGCCAATGATAAAGAAGAACTAAACGACCGTTTCTATAAAAATATGGAATTCGGTACCGGTGGTATGAGAGGCGTTATGGGCGTGGGCACCAATCGTATTAACAAATATACATTGGGCAAAAGCACACAGGGACTTAGCAATTACCTTAATAAAGTATATAAAGACGAAGAAATTAAAGTAGTTATTGCTTTTGATTGCCGTCATAATAGTGATACGCTAGCTAGAATTGTAGCTGAAGTGTTCTCTGCAAACAATATTAAAGTATACCTTTTCTCAGATTTGCGCACCACTCCAGAACTTTCGTTTGCAGTAAGACATTTAAACTGCCATGCAGGTATTGTTTTAACAGCATCTCATAACCCACCAGAATATAATGGGTATAAAGTATATTGGACAGATGGCGGACAAATTGTACCACCACAGGACGGAGCTATTATTTCTGAAATTAATTCTCTTGATTTTGAAGATATAAAGTTTAATGCAAACGATAGCCTTATTCAAGTAATTGACAAGGAAGTTGATGAAGCTTTTATCTCACAGTCAGTAGCTGCCGGAAACTTTAATGCTGCCGGTAAAGATGATTTCAAAATTGTTTTCACATCACTACACGGAACTTCAATTACCGCTATACCAGAAGTATTGAAACGTGGCGGGTATGAAAACGTAACCATAATTGAAGAACAAGCCAAACCTGATGGAAACTTCCCTACGGTAAAGTCTCCAAATCCTGAGGAACCTGAGGCGCTTTCTATGGCTGTTAAAAAGGCTGAAGAAATTGGTGCTGATATGGTTGTAGGTACAGATCCAGATAGTGACCGTCTAGGGATTGCCGTTCGTAACCTTGATGGTGAAATGGAAATTGTTAATGGAAACCAAGCAATGGTTTTAATGACAAAATTCCTTCTAGAAAAGAGAAAAGAAAAAGGTTTTAAAGGAAATGAATTTATTGCCACAACTATAGTTTCTACCCCAATGATGGAAGCTATGGCCAAAGCATACGGAGTAGAGTTCAAAACATCACTTACTGGTTTTAAATGGATCGGTAAAATGATCAAAGATTTTCCACAATCAGATTTTATTGGTGGTGGCGAAGAAAGCTTTGGTTACATGGTAGGCGATTTTGTTCGGGATAAAGATGCTGTTACCTCTACCCTATTGGCTTGTGAAATTGCTAGTCAGGCTAAAGCTAATGGTAGTTCTTTTTACAAAGACTTAATACAATGTTATGTTGATTATGGTTTCTATAAAGAGCATTTAGTTTCTATCACCAAAAAAGGCATTAGTGGTGCCGAAGAAATTAAGCAAATGCTGAAGGACTTTAAAGAAAATCCGGTGGAATCTGTTGCTGGTTCCAAAGTAAAGTGGATTGAAGACTACAATACTTCAATCGCTAAAAATGTATTGACTGGCGAAGAGAAAACTATTGATATTCCAAAATCTAACGTTTTAATTTACGAAACAGAAGATGGTACAAGAATAGCAGCGAGACCAAGTGGAACAGAACCTAAAGTGAAATTCTACATCAGTACAAATACAAAATTAGAAAAAACTGAAGATTATAAAAAAGTAGCGGCAGAACTTGACAATAAGGTCAAGAGCATTCTTGCTGAGCTTAATTTAGCTTAATGAACTATTTCAAAAAGATTCTTCGCTTTGCGAAGCCTTACAAGATATATGCTATTTTAAATATTATATCTAACGTCTTTTATGCATTGTTTTCAACATTGGCGATGATTTCATTATTTCCAATGTTGAACGTGCTTTTTAATCAAACAGAAAAAATATACATCAAACCAAAATGGAATGGTATTTCTGATTTAAAGGATTTTGCTACCGACTCTTTAAACTTTTATGTTACCGAACGAAGCGAGCATAGCGATCCAGGCGAAGTACTTATGCTAATGGTAGGATTAATAATTACGATGTTTCTTCTAAAGAATCTTTTTAATTACTTAGCCATGTACTTCATTACTTTTCTGCGTAATGGTGTACTTAAAGATTTACGAAATGAATTATATGACAAAACAATAGAACTTCCTATATCTTATTATTCTGAAAAAAGAAAAGGTGATACTATTGCCCGTATAACATCTGATGTATTAGAAATACAACATTCCTTTTTATCTATATTAGAACTGATTGTAAGAGAACCACTTACAATCATTTTTACGATTATAGCCATGTTAGCTATTAGTCCGAAATTAACATTATTTGTATTTCTATTTCTTCCGGTTTCAGGATTTTTAATTTCATTAATCGGTAAATCTTTAAAACGAAAATCCGACAAGGTTCAAAATGAACAAGGCTACTTCTTATCCATATTAGAAGAAACCTTAGGCGGTTTACGAGTCATCAAAGCCTTTAATGCGGAATCGGTATTCGCCAAGAAATTTCAAGCGTCCACCAAAAGATTTTTTAATTTTTCAAATAGCCTACTTAATAGACAAAATTTAGCATCACCGACAAGTGAATTTTTTGGTATTGCTGCTATCGGAGTCATTCTTTGGTATGGAGGGCAAATGGTACTTGTAGATAAAACACTTGAAGCTGAACTCTTTATAACGTATATGGCATTATCGTATCAAATACTAACACCTGCCAAATCTATTAGCAAAGCTTCGTATAGTGTCAAGAAAGGTAACGCAGCGGCAGAACGTGTATTAGAGATATTAGATACAGAAAACCCTATTTCTGAAATCGAAAATCCTATTCAACAAGAAACGTTTAATACAGCCGTTGACATCAATAATATCTCTTTCAAGTATGAAGATGAGTACGTCTTAAAAAACTTTAACCTAACAGTTGAAAAAGGTAAAACTGTTGCGCTAGTAGGGCAATCTGGTAGTGGAAAAAGTACAATTGCTAATCTTGTTACTCGTTTTTATGATGTTAATGAAGGAGAAATAAGTATTGATGGTAATAACATTAAAAACCTCAGTAAAAAATCGCTCCGTGGTCTATTAGGCTTGGTGACTCAAGATTCTATTTTATTTAATGACACTGTTAAAAACAACATCGGATTAGGAAAAGAAAATGCTACCGACGAAGAAATTATTGCAGCCGCTAAAATTGCAAATGCACATGATTTCATCATGGACCTACCTAAAGGGTATGACACTAACATTGGAGATAGCGGCAACAAGTTAAGTGGCGGACAAAAACAGCGATTGTCCATTTCTAGAGCGGTATTAAAAAATCCTCCAATAATGATATTGGATGAAGCTACATCTGCTTTAGACACTGAAAGCGAACGTCTGGTTCAAGATGCTCTTGAAAAAATGATGAAGAACAGAACTTCTATTGTCATTGCTCACAGACTTTCTACCATTCAAAATGCAGATACTATTGTAGTATTACTAAAAGGAGAGATTGTAGAACAAGGTACTCATGCAGAACTTTTAGAGCTCAATGGTACTTATAAGAAACTGGTACAGATGCAATCGTTGGCATAAGACTATATACCAGCTACATTAGAAAGTTTTCAAATAAAAAAAGCCATCTTTTCAGATGGCTTTCCTTTTTTATGAATAATACTAAACTATCGAGCCACTTTAATATCGACAATCATAATTTGACCGTCGTTACTTTTCATTTTAATAGCTCCTTTATGTCCCGCTGCATTCTCAAACAAAACAATAGTCGGATAATCTTGTGGTCCCATTGCCTCATCTTCATTCTCAATTACTAAGTCAACAAGTGAACTTTCATCAGCAATTGCATCAAATTCTTCAACAGTCATCTGATCAGCTGTATTTTCCATTTTAGTTGTCGTTCCACCTTCTATTTGCTCATCTTGGAACAAATCATCAGGACTCATCCAAAATAAGAATCCGGGATTTGACGGACTCATATCGTACCAAGCTAAATCAATAGTCGGTGCTATTTCTGCATCAATCTCATTATATGTATATAAATTTCCTGTACTTGTAGAAAAGAAGCGCTTCGTATCCACCCCATCAGTATCAACTATAAACTCCACATTTTCATATAAAATATAACTTGAAAATTCTTCAGCTTCCTCTTCAGTTTCTTCCTCGACTATTTCTTCAGTTTCTTCTTCAGCTTCTTCCTCACTCTCAGCCTCCTCTTCCTCTACTGATTCCTCTTCTTCATCTGCTTGTTCAGTTAAGTCTTCGATAATTACATCTTCATTATCATCACTACATGAGATTACAGAAAATACAGTTATAAAAAGGCAAATCAATAAAAAATTCTTCTTTAAAATCATAAAAATAAGTTTTGGTTTATTTTACAACGGATAGATTATTGGTTTATTGATATCACACCAAAATGTATCAATTATCATACAGAATGATTAAACCTTTTCTTATTTTCATGGTCTAAGAATAAACAAACCTCATTTCTAGGTGATTGAAGAGGAAACATTAGTATTAGATTTAAAAACCAAAAGCACACAGGCACAGGCTTTTGAGGTATTAGTAAATACCTACAAAGAGCGCTTATATTGGCAGATACGAAGTATTGTACTAAGCCATGATGATGCGGATGATGTTTTACAGAACACTTTTATTAAAGTTTACAAAAACATAGACGGATTTAAGGGAGACAGCAAACTCTTCTCTTGGATATACCGTATTGCAACTAATGAGGCTTTGAATTTTATTAAGCAACGAGCAAAACTGCAAGGTGTTTCTGATACTGATTATCAAGATAAATTAGTTTCTAATTTAGAAGCAGATGTATATTTTGAGGGAGATGAAATTCAACTTCAACTTCAAAAAGCTATTGTAACACTTCCTGAAAAGCAAAAATTGGTATTTAATATGAAATATTTTCAGGAGTTGAAATATGAAGAGATTTCAGAAATTTTGAATACTTCTGTAGGCGGTTTAAAAGCTTCGTATCATTTAGCAGTAAAAAAATTGGAGCAGTATTTAAAAGAAGATTAAACCTTTTATACAATTGATTGTCAAACTAGTATCATGAACAAAAACAAAAAAAATCCGTTTAAAACTCCAGAAGGCTATTTCGATAGCTTTGAGGATAAATTAATGGATAAATTGTCAGAAACCAAAAGCACAATCCCAAAGGATAGCGCTTTTAAGGTGCCAGATAACTATTTTGAGTCGTTCAATGAATCTCTTAAAGGAAAACTTGATACTGAACCAAAGGTAATACCGCTTTTTCCAATTAAGAAAGTAATAGCCGTAGCTGCATCAATTGCCGCTATTGTGCTTATCGCTTTAAATTACAATTGGAGCTCATCAAGTGAATTAAGCTTCAGCGATATAGCCAATACTGATATTGAAGCTTATTTTGAAAATAATGATTTTGAACTTTCACCTTATGAAATTGCAGAGGTGCTACCAGTAACAAATACTGAATATTCAGATTTTTTAAGCTCACCAATTGAGAGTGATAACCTACTAGATTACTTAAATGAAAATGTAAGTGATTTTGATGAATTTAATATTGAAGACAATGAATAAAGTCATAATAACCATATTCTTATTTGTAACAACCCTTTCTTTTGGACAAAGAAACCATGACTGGGAGAAGATAAACACGCTAAAAGTAGCCTTCATTACTGAAAAACTTTCTCTGAGCAGCAAAGAAGCGCAAGAGTTCTGGCCTGTGTATAATGAGTATCAAGAAAAAAGAAACCTATTACGCAAAAAAAGTCATAACCAGATCAGAGGTAAAATGAAAGATACCGATGCACTGACAGAAAAAGAGGCTGAAAACCTATTAGCCTTACATTTACAAATTGAGGAAGAAGAAGAAATATTGGACACTAACTTTCTCAAGAATGTAAGCAAAGTTATTTCCGCCAAAAAAACACTCTTACTTTTAAGATCAGAAGAAGAATTCAAACGTCAATTAATGAAGCAGTATCGCCAGAATAAAGGTGGTAAATAGTTATTTGAAAGTTAGCTTAGATATTCGATTTTTACCAGCAGCATAAGCAATAGAATCGTTCTGAAAGCGTATGGTAAAGAAAGGCTCCTTTGATAGTTCTTTCCAAGTTTTACCCATATCTGAGGAATATGAAATTCCAGTAAAACCTATAGCTACAAGCCCTGCTCCATTTGATCCAGGCACAAATTGCACACAACTTTTATAACCAGGTTTACTGCCATCAGCTACCAAGCTCCAAGTTTTCCCACCATCTTTTGTTATTGCTTTGTTGGCTTTTGAAGCATCCGGATCGGTGTAATCTCCGCCAATTGCAAATCCTAAATTCTCATCATAGAAATCAATGGAATAAATACCTTCTGTTGGCTTGCCATTTTTAATAGGGGTCTGATTAGTTTCCCATGACTTCCCTTTATCCGAAGAAAACAGAATTCTTCCAGATGTGGTTGCCATCCAAATGTTATCACCTTTTATCTTGATATTTGTATTACTTGCAGCAAAAGCTCCTTCACCTTCTATACCTTCTGGTAATTGTGAGCATGGTAGTTTAGACCACGTGTTTCCACCATCCGAAGTTATTATTATATTTAAACATCCGTCAACTGAGTCTCCTATTGCAATTCCGTCTTTATCATTCAAAAAAGTCATAGCATCATAAAACACACCTTCTCCCTCCTCCTTATACACCAATTCCATTCTACCATTACCTCCCGTTTTATACAACAAGGCAGGCGATTCTATAGAAAGCATAAAAAAATCGGTAGATGTATGTGCCACTGCTCTGAATGCCGGTACGCTCGTATGGTATCTTTCAATATTGGCACGTACTTTACCAGTACCCAAATCTACAGTACCAAAAGTACCTTTATTAGCGGCGAAGGCCAAACTATTACCCATGAGCTCTATAGCTCGAATACTTAAAGAATCTGAATATACGGTTTCAATATCTACAGTATTAAAAGTAGTTGGCGGAACACTTTCTGAGCACGAAACCATTAAAACAATCAAAAGAAAAGTATAACGCATAGGATTATGGTATAAAGTTGATCAAAAATAAATGGAATCGCTTCTAAAACAATACCTTTGCAGCCATAATTTTTTGGAGGACTAAAGCCTATCTAATCGATAATCAATACAATGACGGCTTCAAATCTTCTGACCATGTAAAATAATATCACTTCTAATGAAATTACACAGAAATTTGGTGTTTGCCGTAATCGACGCCTTAAACCTAATATTTAACGAAAATGAATACGCCGATAAGGTGGTTCAAAAAGTATTACGATACGACAAACGTTGGGGCGCTCGCGACCGTGGCTTTATTGCCGAGACTACCTATGAAATGGTACGTTACAAGCGTTTATATACTGAAATAGCAGAAGTTAAAGCTCCTTTTAGCAGACCAGACCTGTTTCGTATGTGGGCAGTTTGGGCCGTCTTGAAAGGTATTAGTTTACCAGATTGGAAACAGATAGAACCAACACCAGAAAGAAGAATTAAAGGTAAATTCGACGAGCTTTCTCAAATAAGAAAATATAGAGAGGCTGTGCCAGATTGGATTGATGAGTTATGCGAAAAAGCTTTAGGTGAAAAATTATGGACCGAAGAGTTAGCTAAACTTAATGTACCTGCAGATGTTATTTTACGTACAAACACACTAAAAACTAACAAAGAAGAATTACGCAAAGCACTTTTAGACGAGAATATTGTTGCCGAGCCTGTAAAAGGTCATCCTTCTGCATTGAAATTGGTTGAGAGAGCAAATGTTTTTGTTACTCAAGCTTTTAAAAACGGAATGTTCGAAGTTCAAGATGCCTCATCTCAGCTAGTTGCCGAATTTTTAGATGTTGAACCTGGGCAACGTGTTGTTGATACATGTGCCGGTGCTGGTGGCAAATCTTTACACTTAGCCGCTTTAATGGAAAACAAAGGTCAATTGATTTCTATGGATATTTACGGAAGTAAATTGAAGGAACTTAAAAGACGTGCTAGACGTAACGGTGCTCATAATATTGAGGTACGTGAAATAGATTCTTCTAAAGTTTATAAAAAACTTTATGGTAGCGCCGATAGGGTTCTTATAGATGCACCGTGTACAGGATTGGGAGTTCTTAGAAGAAACCCAGATTCTAAATGGAAAATGCAACCAGAGTTTCTTGACAAAATTGTGAAGACACAACATGAAATCGTTAGAAGCTACAGTAAAATAGTTAAACCAGGTGGTAAAATGGTATACGCTACATGTTCTATTCTACCTCAAGAAAATAGCCATCAGGTTCAGTCTTTCTTAAAATCTGAAGAAGGTAAAGACTTCTCTTTGGTGAAAGACAAAAAGATATACGCTTCTAAAAGTGGGTTTGACGGATTCTATATGGCATTGCTAGAGAAGAAAATCTAAACACTTTTTCTACACAACTTAAAAAGCCTTTCAGTTCAATTGAACTGAAAGGCTTTTTTAATGGATAGTATTCAACAGCCTAATCTTTCAACGTAGGATACTCTATACCCAATTGTTCTAAATATGTATCGTATTTGGTTTCATCGTAATAAAACTTTTCCAATTCTGACCTAAACTTGTCTTGCTTGTCTTTATTTAAATAAATTGGTGGCATATCACTTTCGGAAAGCATGGGTTGATACTTTGTTTCTTTTTGTTGTTCATTATTGAAATAATCCCAAGCACCTTTTAGCAACTCCGGCTTCAACAAAAAGTCCATAATTGTCATTGCCTCTACCTTTGCTCCAGCAATAACTCCTTTGTGAGCTATAGGTGTTGCCATGGCTATAGAATTACTCCAATGATGACCTTGTAGCCCAGGTATGTTAGAAGGGTAACGCAAAGTAACTGTAGGTACTTTCCATGAAACATCGCCAACGTCATCAGAACCTCCACTAATTGGTTCCACAATAGGAAGTCCTAATTCGGCTAATTCAACCGACAG
Above is a window of Maribacter aquivivus DNA encoding:
- a CDS encoding DUF4199 domain-containing protein, producing the protein MEENEPKTGKYAMNYGLLTGLVGVVFAVMLFIMDMHYEQVTSVQIIQIVILAAGIVLAILQFKKAGGGLLTISEALKVGAGVALIAGIVGLLWFFIQSNLIEPDYLDKVYEIGKIKAMKDNPSLTEEQIDQGIEMQKGLAWIMYPVGLIINVLIALIISLITGLILKKEEAAY
- a CDS encoding glycosyltransferase family 2 protein gives rise to the protein MQLSIVIPLLNEEDSLKELHDWIVSVMQANHFSYEILFVDDGSTDASWKIITALSEKNPAVKGIHFLRNFGKSQALHAGFKAVSGDVIITMDADLQDNPEEIPELYNMITNEGYELVSGWKKKRYDSIVFKNTPSKLFNWAARRTSGVRLHDFNCGLKAYAHDVVKNIEVSGEMHRYIPVLAKNAGFSKIGEKVVQHQARKYGKTKFGMERFINGFLDLLTIWFVSRFGKRPMHLFGALGVLMFLIGFGFAIYLGIDKLFINKFGRLITDRPQFYISLIAMVIGTQLFLAGFLGEILIRSKKEEKRYIVSEEINTALLE
- a CDS encoding RsmB/NOP family class I SAM-dependent RNA methyltransferase — its product is MKLHRNLVFAVIDALNLIFNENEYADKVVQKVLRYDKRWGARDRGFIAETTYEMVRYKRLYTEIAEVKAPFSRPDLFRMWAVWAVLKGISLPDWKQIEPTPERRIKGKFDELSQIRKYREAVPDWIDELCEKALGEKLWTEELAKLNVPADVILRTNTLKTNKEELRKALLDENIVAEPVKGHPSALKLVERANVFVTQAFKNGMFEVQDASSQLVAEFLDVEPGQRVVDTCAGAGGKSLHLAALMENKGQLISMDIYGSKLKELKRRARRNGAHNIEVREIDSSKVYKKLYGSADRVLIDAPCTGLGVLRRNPDSKWKMQPEFLDKIVKTQHEIVRSYSKIVKPGGKMVYATCSILPQENSHQVQSFLKSEEGKDFSLVKDKKIYASKSGFDGFYMALLEKKI
- a CDS encoding WD40/YVTN/BNR-like repeat-containing protein, translated to MRYTFLLIVLMVSCSESVPPTTFNTVDIETVYSDSLSIRAIELMGNSLAFAANKGTFGTVDLGTGKVRANIERYHTSVPAFRAVAHTSTDFFMLSIESPALLYKTGGNGRMELVYKEEGEGVFYDAMTFLNDKDGIAIGDSVDGCLNIIITSDGGNTWSKLPCSQLPEGIEGEGAFAASNTNIKIKGDNIWMATTSGRILFSSDKGKSWETNQTPIKNGKPTEGIYSIDFYDENLGFAIGGDYTDPDASKANKAITKDGGKTWSLVADGSKPGYKSCVQFVPGSNGAGLVAIGFTGISYSSDMGKTWKELSKEPFFTIRFQNDSIAYAAGKNRISKLTFK
- a CDS encoding type B 50S ribosomal protein L31, with amino-acid sequence MKKDLHPENYRIVAFKDMSNEEVFLTKSTADTKETLEVEGVEYPLVKLEISRTSHPFYTGKAKFLDTAGRIDKFKNKYKKFVKEEKKEEE
- a CDS encoding GlmU family protein — protein: MNFILFDGPRRDHLLPFTFTRPVSEIRVGIMTLKERWEAFLKVSVTSLTEDYLSVKYPVSLEESNVFIDASVLPSNELLKAVKALRSGERLMSGELIIAYLAAVSKSADELSEFDVVEFKGGLVQINNTWDIFDKNADILQSDFDFITKGRKSQPISSTNQLIHPERIFLEEGAKVEFSILNATDGPIYLGKNSEIWEGSLIRGGLALCNNAIIKMGGKLYGATTIGPYSKVCGEVSNSVIFGYSSKGHEGYLGNAVLGEWCNIGADSNNSNLKNNYAKVRLWNYATESFEQTGLQFCGLMMGDHSKTAINTMFNTGTVIGVNSNIYVPGFPRNFVPSFSWGGASGFTAYQPAKAFDAAKVMMARRGVEFDEIEANILTHVFEVTKKWRKY
- a CDS encoding RNA polymerase sigma factor, producing MIEEETLVLDLKTKSTQAQAFEVLVNTYKERLYWQIRSIVLSHDDADDVLQNTFIKVYKNIDGFKGDSKLFSWIYRIATNEALNFIKQRAKLQGVSDTDYQDKLVSNLEADVYFEGDEIQLQLQKAIVTLPEKQKLVFNMKYFQELKYEEISEILNTSVGGLKASYHLAVKKLEQYLKED
- a CDS encoding phospho-sugar mutase, with translation MDNILDTAKTWLTDFFDPAVKKEIEHLIANDKEELNDRFYKNMEFGTGGMRGVMGVGTNRINKYTLGKSTQGLSNYLNKVYKDEEIKVVIAFDCRHNSDTLARIVAEVFSANNIKVYLFSDLRTTPELSFAVRHLNCHAGIVLTASHNPPEYNGYKVYWTDGGQIVPPQDGAIISEINSLDFEDIKFNANDSLIQVIDKEVDEAFISQSVAAGNFNAAGKDDFKIVFTSLHGTSITAIPEVLKRGGYENVTIIEEQAKPDGNFPTVKSPNPEEPEALSMAVKKAEEIGADMVVGTDPDSDRLGIAVRNLDGEMEIVNGNQAMVLMTKFLLEKRKEKGFKGNEFIATTIVSTPMMEAMAKAYGVEFKTSLTGFKWIGKMIKDFPQSDFIGGGEESFGYMVGDFVRDKDAVTSTLLACEIASQAKANGSSFYKDLIQCYVDYGFYKEHLVSITKKGISGAEEIKQMLKDFKENPVESVAGSKVKWIEDYNTSIAKNVLTGEEKTIDIPKSNVLIYETEDGTRIAARPSGTEPKVKFYISTNTKLEKTEDYKKVAAELDNKVKSILAELNLA
- a CDS encoding ABC transporter ATP-binding protein, which codes for MNYFKKILRFAKPYKIYAILNIISNVFYALFSTLAMISLFPMLNVLFNQTEKIYIKPKWNGISDLKDFATDSLNFYVTERSEHSDPGEVLMLMVGLIITMFLLKNLFNYLAMYFITFLRNGVLKDLRNELYDKTIELPISYYSEKRKGDTIARITSDVLEIQHSFLSILELIVREPLTIIFTIIAMLAISPKLTLFVFLFLPVSGFLISLIGKSLKRKSDKVQNEQGYFLSILEETLGGLRVIKAFNAESVFAKKFQASTKRFFNFSNSLLNRQNLASPTSEFFGIAAIGVILWYGGQMVLVDKTLEAELFITYMALSYQILTPAKSISKASYSVKKGNAAAERVLEILDTENPISEIENPIQQETFNTAVDINNISFKYEDEYVLKNFNLTVEKGKTVALVGQSGSGKSTIANLVTRFYDVNEGEISIDGNNIKNLSKKSLRGLLGLVTQDSILFNDTVKNNIGLGKENATDEEIIAAAKIANAHDFIMDLPKGYDTNIGDSGNKLSGGQKQRLSISRAVLKNPPIMILDEATSALDTESERLVQDALEKMMKNRTSIVIAHRLSTIQNADTIVVLLKGEIVEQGTHAELLELNGTYKKLVQMQSLA